Proteins co-encoded in one Medicago truncatula cultivar Jemalong A17 chromosome 8, MtrunA17r5.0-ANR, whole genome shotgun sequence genomic window:
- the LOC25500734 gene encoding jasmonoyl--L-amino acid synthetase JAR6 isoform X2: protein MKEIIEKFDMENLIEEFERLTKDAENVQKETLKRILEENASAEYLQSLGLNGRTDPESFKACVPLVTYKDLEPYINRIVDGDVSPILTGKPITAISLSSGTSQGKQKYIPWNDELFETTVKIYQTSFAFRNREFPIQNGKALSFIYSSKLSQAKGGVTVATATANVFRNPGYKHAMKALQSPGCSPHDVIFSPNFHQSLYCHLLCGLLCREEIQLISSTFAHSIVYAFRTFEQVWEELITDIKEGVLSSRITHPSIRTAMSKLLKPNPELANLIHKKCIGLSNWYGLIPELFPNVKYVQGIMTGAMEPYVKKLRHYAGEVPLLTSEYGSSEGWIASNVNPKVAPEFATYVVLPQIAYFEFIPLSQLDGTKVELEPVGLTDVKIGEDYEVVFTNPAGLYRYRLGDVVKVMGFHNSTPKIKFLRRSNLMLTINIDKNTENDLQLSVETASMLLAEEKMEVIDYTSYIDLSKEPGHYVIFWEISGEASDEVLGECCTCLDKSFVDAGYVSSRKVKGIAALELRLVRKGTFQKILEHYVGLGVAVSQFKTPRCVAPTNTKVLQILLENVVENYFSSAYN, encoded by the exons AGAATTTGAGAGGCTAacaaaggatgctgagaatgtTCAGAAGGAAACACTGAAGAGGATTTTGGAAGAAAATGCATCAGCTGAATACTTGCAGAGTTTAGGACTGAATGGAAGAACTGATCCTGAAAGCTTCAAGGCATGTGTTCCATTGGTCACTTACAAAGATTTGGAACCTTATATTAATAGAATTGTTGATGGTGATGTTTCTCCTATTCTCACCGGAAAACCAATCACTGCTATCTCCTTAAG TTCTGGTACTAGTCAAGGGAAGCAAAAATATATACCATGGAATGATGAATTGTTTGAAACCACAGTGAAGATTTATCAAACCTCTTTTGCCTTTAGGAACAG AGAGTTTCCTATCCAAAATGGCAAGGCCTTAAGCTTCATCTACAGCAGCAAACTATCACAAGCTAAAGGGGGTGTGACAGTAGCAACAGCCACAGCCAATGTATTCAGAAATCCAGGATACAAGCATGCAATGAAAGCACTTCAATCTCCTGGATGCAGCCCTCATGATGTGATATTCAGTCCTAATTTTCACCAATCACTCTACTGCCACCTCTTATGTGGACTGCTTTGCAGAGaagaaattcaattaatttcatcaacatttgCACATAGCATTGTCTATGCTTTCAGAACCTTTGAACAAGTTTGGGAAGAACTTATTACTGACATCAAAGAAGGTGTTCTTAGCAGTAGAATCACACATCCATCCATTAGAACTGCAATGTCAAAACTGCTGAAACCAAATCCTGAACTAGCTAACTTGATCCACAAGAAATGCATAGGATTGAGCAATTGGTATGGACTGATACCAGAGCTTTTTCCTAATGTTAAGTATGTTCAAGGGATCATGACTGGTGCAATGGAACCTTATGTGAAAAAGTTGAGACACTATGCAGGAGAGGTTCCTTTGTTGACTTCTGAGTATGGCTCTTCTGAAGGTTGGATTGCTTCAAATGTGAATCCTAAAGTGGCTCCTGAGTTTGCTACTTATGTTGTTCTTCCTCAAATTGCTTACTTTGAATTCATTCCTTTGTCACAACTTGATGGAACTAAGGTAGAGCTTGAGCCAGTTGGATTAACTGATGTGAAGATTGGTGAAGATTATGAGGTTGTTTTCACCAATCCTGCAG GCTTATACAGATATAGGTTAGGGGATGTGGTAAAGGTTATGGGATTCCATAACTCAACTCCAAAAATCAAGTTTCTTCGTAGGAGCAACCTTATGCTTACTATCAACATTGATAAGAACACTGAGAATGATTTACAATTATCAGTGGAAACAGCTTCCATGTTGTTAGCTGAAGAGAAAATGGAAGTGATTGACTATACTAGCTACATTGATTTATCCAAAGAACCAGGacattatgttattttttgggAAATCAGTGGTGAAGCAAGTGATGAAGTGCTTGGTGAATGTTGTACATGTTTGGATAAGTCTTTTGTTGATGCTGGCTATGTTAGTTCTAGAAAAGTCAAAGGTATTGCGGCCCTTGAACTCCGACTTGTTCGGAAAGGAACATTCCAGAAGATTCTTGAACATTATGTTGGATTAGGTGTTGCTGTGAGTCAGTTCAAGACACCTAGGTGTGTTGCTCCTACAAACACCAAAGTGTTGCAAATATTGTTGGAGAATGTTgttgagaattattttagttcTGCTTACAATTGA